The segment TTCGGCGGCCACTTCTGGTTCACCCACAGCCGGGCCGGGGCCCTCGGCGACCGTCTGAAGGTGACCGGGTGCTGGGAGCTCGGACGAGAGCTGGACGGCTGGGCCCGCGTCATGGTGCACATGCCGGATCACGGCGCCCACACCCAACAGGCCGCGTACACCGTCCACACCGCGGACGGTCCGAAGCGCCGGACCCTGCTCCAGCGCACGGAGGAGAATCGTTGGGTGCCCCTCGGCGCCTTCCGGTTCACGGGGCGACCGCGCGTCGAGCTGACCTCCGTCACCGGCGGTGCGCCCGACGGGAAGGAGGACATCGCCTTCGACGCGATCGCGTTCCAACCCCTGCCGGGCAAGCCGCGGCACCAGGTCGTCACCCTCGGCGACTCCTTCGCGGCCGGCGAAGGCGCCTCGCCCATCACAGGGTCCAAGTACTACCCCGAGTCCGACCGCATGGGCCTGACGGACTACCGCAACGCCTGCCACCGCTCGTACGCGGCGTGGTCCCGCAAGGCGCGTCTGCCGGACAGCCGTCACACGCTCGGATACCGGACGGACGTCTGGGACCCGGACGTCGACGCGCACCTCCTGGCGTGCAGCGGGGCCCTCACACAGATGCTCCTGCCGATGGCCGCCCCTGGTCAGGAACCCGTACGCAATGCCTTCGGGCTGTCCGCCGAGGGCCAGCACCGCGAGCCCCCGCAGCTCGACAAGGGGTTCCTCGACGCGAACACCACGCTGGTCCTGCTGTCCATCGGCGGTAACGACGCCGGGTTCACGGACATCTTCAAAACCTGCTTCGTCACCGTGGCCTGCCACGAGAACCTCGTCCTGAACCTGGACGGCACGACGAGAAAGCGGATCACGGAGAAGGTGGCGCCCTCGGTGAAGACGGCCCTGCAAGAGATCGCCAAGGCCGCACCCAACGCCAAGATCGTCGTCATGGGCTACGTGAAGCTGTTCACCGCCTCATGCGATGCCACGTCCCAGCCCGGCCAGACCGCCGCCCTCAACCCGGAGGCCGGAGAGGTCGAGTGGATGGGCGAGATCACGCTCCACCTGCGCGACGAGCTCGCCGGCGTGGTCAAGAACCTCCGCGAGTGGCCCGACCGGCTGGACGTCCACTTCACCGATCCGATCGACCGGTTCGGAGCACGAGGCGTGTGCGGGAACCCCGAGGCGGTCAACGCCGGCATTCCCAAGCCCACCCGCGGCGAGGGGGAGGAAGGCGGATTCCCCGGCCTCAACCCCCCGATGAGCCAGCAGTCCTTCCACCCCAACGAACTCGGCACGACCATCCTCGCCGACGCCCTCACCACCGACCTCCCGCTCTTCGGCTACCCCCGCGCCGGGTAGGCCCGCAGAGCGAGGTCCCGAGCGCCACGGGGCGGGACGCCGTTCCGCCCCGATCGGCGCGTAGAGTAGGCGCGGGCGCGGTGTGATCATGAGGAGTATGGGTGACCGCCGTCAGCCTTGAGCAAGCCACCGTCCCCGCCGACACCGGCGAGGTGACCCTCCTGATAGCCCGCCGGGTGGAGCCCGGCTACGAGGCCGCGTTCGAGCTGTGGGCGAAGGGCATCCTCGACAGCGCCGCCGCCTTCCCCGGGCACCTGGGATACGGCCTCTTCCGCTCCTCCGGCGGCGACGCCCCGTGGTTCCTCGTCCACCGCTTCCGGGACGCGGAAGCATGCCGGGCCTGGCAGGAGTCGCCCGAGCGGGCGGCCTGGTTCGCCGACTGCCGGGGGCACCATCACACGGAGGTCGCCCGGCGCCAACTGACCGGCATGGAGACCTGGTTCACCAAGCCGGGCTCGACACGGCCCGCTCCGCCCCGGTGGAAGATGGCGATCAGCGCGACCCTGGCGATCTATCCGATCTCCGTGCTCGGCAGTCTCTTCCTCGTACCACGCCTGACCATGCTCCCGGTCCTGCTCAGCAGTGCGGTCGTGGCCTGCGTCTTCAACGTGCTGATGACCTACGTGGCGATGCCCACGGTGAGCCGACTCCTGCGCGGCTGGCTCACCCCCTAGGGATGTCATGCCGACACAGGGTCCGTCATTTCATCTTCCGTATATGGAAACGGAGTTGGGGCATGCCTAGTGTCGTGCGCATGGCAACAGGAATCCTCACTGTGCGCCGTCACGTCGACCAGGGGCGCGCGGCGAGCGCCCTCTGTACGGTCGCCCGGGCGCGCTGAACGCCTCCTTCCCCGCGGGACTCCCACCCGGCGCCCTCGCCCGGGTCCCGCCGCACGCACTCTTCCCAGCATCCCGGCCGGCGGCTCGTAGCCGCCCGTCCGTCGCGCCCCCGTGCGCCGACGTACCCAGGAGGAACGCACACCATGAGTGAGAACCGACGCCCACAGGTGAGCCGCCGCGGCTTCCTCGGCGGAGCCGCCGTCGCCGCCGCCACCGCGCTTCCCGGCCTCGCACAGATCGCAGGAGCCGCCCCTGCCGCCGCCGCGGCCCGCCCGAACATCCTGCTCATCGTCACCGACGACCAGCCCAAGCAGACCGAGTGGGCCCTGCCCAAGACCGTCGGCTGGCTCGCCGACCAGGGCGTGCGCTTCTCCAACGGTCATGTCACCACGCCGCTGTGCTCCCCCTCGCGCTCCAGCGTCTTCTCGGGACGGCACGCCCACAACCACGGCGTGCGCAACAACAAGGCCTCGCACGAGCTCGACCAGAGCACCACCGTCCAGAGGTACCTCAAGCAGGCGGGATACCGCACCGGCCTGTTCGGCAAGTACCTCAACTCCTGGACCCTGGCCGACAATCCGCCGCACTTCGAGGAGTTCGCCCTCCTCCAGCCCGGATACGTGAACGCCCAATGGAACGTCGACGGCACCGTCCAGGCGATCAACGGCTACACCACCACCATCATCAAGAACCGCACGCTGAACTTCCTCGACAAGGCCGCCACCGACACCAGGCCCTGGTTCGCGTACGTCACCCCGTACGCCTCCCACGGTCCGCGCACCCCCGAGGCGAAGTACGCGGGTACCGCCGTACCGGACTGGAACGGCAGGCCCTCGGTCTCCGAGGGCGACCGCAGTGACAAGCCGGCCTACATCCGGAACGCCACCGGCACCCTCGCCGACGGCCAGGCCATCCGTGCCGAGCAGCTGCGCACACTGCTCTCCGTCGACGACGCGGTGCAGGCGTTCAAGGACAAGCTCCAGGACCTGGGCCAGCTGGACAACACCCTCGTCATCTACATCGGCGACAACGGCTTCAGCTGGGGCGACCACGGCTGGACCGCCAAGTCGGTGCCCTACCGCCCGGCGCACGAGGTGCCGTTCTACCTCTCCTGGCCGGCCGGCGGACGAGGCTCGGGGACCGTGGACAACCGCGTCGTCGCGAACATCGACATCGCGCCGACGATCCTCGACGCGGCCGGCATCACCCCGGCCGCACCCCAGGACGGCCGGTCCCTGCTCTCCACCTACAGCCGCGACCACCTACTGGTGGAGTGGTGGAAGCAGGGCACCGGCACCGGCGGGGCGCCGACCTGGTCCTCGTACGTCGCCAAGGACAAGCAGTACACGGAGTACTACGACCTGACGACCGACGGGAACGGGACGGTGTCCGGCACCGGCCAGGTGAAGTTCCGTGAGTACTACGACCTGACGAGCGACCCGCACCAGCTGACCAACAAGCTCCACCAGGCCACGCCCGCCGAGGAGCAGGCCCTCGGCATTCCGGCCCTGGCCGCCCAGCTCGCCGCCGACCGCTTGTCCTGACCCGCCCCACGACCGACGGCCCGCCACGACCGCCGCCGCCACGCCCCCCCATGACCACCGTCGGCCGGGCACCCGTGCGACCACGCACGGGTGCCGCGACCAGGAGCAGGCGGTGCTCGGGCGGCCGGCGAGTTCAACCCCAGAGGTCGCCGAGCGACCGGATCGTCGACTGAGGCCGGAAGAGCGTCTGCTTGACCCGCGTCCTTGGACCTCGCACGGCCGTCGGGCGGCACCGTGGGGCCGGGCGGGTGTCAGTCGGTGATGTACCAGTCGCTCTTGAGGTACTCCAGGGTGTAGCTGCCGAGGTCGCTGTCGGAGAAGGTCGCGGCGGACCTGACCGCTGCGGCCGGCATCTCGATCTTGCCGGGCCCGCGGACGACGATGCGCCGAGGGTCGACGGTCGCGGTCTGCAGGGCCTTCTTCTGCGCGGGGGAGATCATCTGGAAGACGGCGGTGTACGTCGATGTGCACGGGCCGAGTCCCTGGTCCTCTGCCTGCTTCGCGGCGGGCCCGGCCACTTCGCAGACCGTGTGGATGTCCTCATGGCCGAGGGCGTGGAGGTACTGCTCGTACCGCCGGATCGCGCCCTCCTCGGTCTTGGGCGAGGGCTGCTCGCCGGTCGAGGTGGCCGACGGCTTCTCGGTCCGAGCGGATGCGGATGGAGTGGTCGGTGCGGCCGGCGTGGTCGGCGGCTCTTCGGCCCGCGCGGACGCGGACGTGGACGTGGACGGCTGTGAAGGCTTCGCGCCGGCGCCCTCCGTCGAATCCGCCGGACCGCACGCGCACGCCACCAGCGCCACGCAGGCCGATACCGCCACGTTCACCATCGTGCGAGCTCGCATCCGGTTTCCTCCGGTCCCCTCGCCACCAGCCGACAACACATCAAGAGGTCACGCAGGATACGGGGGAACGGTTCCCGGGCCGGAGGGGGCGGGCTGCCGGGTCGGCTAGCGGGCAGGCCGGTGCCGGGGTCCGGGCGACCTCCTCTCCGTACGCGCCGATGGACGGGTGGTGGTCCTCGGCCACCAGTTCGTCGACGAGCGGCTCTGGATGAACCTCGGGTAACTGGTGGCCGCACAGGGGTTGTCAGTGCAATTTCACATTACTATGTTACACGTCACACGGTTCGATGAGCCTTCGTCAAACACCGTGCGCACCACAACAGTTCTCGTCACACCCCATTGACGTTCCCCCACCACTCATGGAGTTCTGTTGTCCATCCACAGACGTGTGCGTTCGTCCCTGCTCACCTCCGCCATCGCGGTGACCCTCCTGGCCTCCTCGGGCCAGACCGGGGCCTCGGCGGCCGACACGGACGCCCGCGCCACCGCTGTCCCCGCCGCGTCGACCGGCGCTCCGGCCCCCCGGGCCGATCACGGAACCAACCCGTTCGACGAGGTGGAGCGCCTCGCCACCGCTCCCCGCAAGACCTTCGGCCCCGCGCCCGCCCCCGGGAGCCTCGCCACCGGGCGCGTCCCCGGCCGGGCCCCGGCCAAGGCCACCGCCGCGCGGACCTTCTCGGCCGACACCAAGACGACCGCAGCCGGCGTGCCCTGCACCCTCGACGGGATCACCGGGCTCGGCCCCGAGCAGTTCGCCGACTTCCTCGCCGACCCCGCCGTCCTCGCCGACGACTGTCTGCGCGGTCTCATCTGGACCTGGGACGCCCGGCTCACGCCCGTCATGTCGGACGCCCACGTCCAGGCCGTCGCCCGCCGAATATCCGGCCTGGCCGCCTCCCACGACGGCCGCAACTCCTCCCATCTGGAGGAGATGTTCACCTACCTGCACGCCGTCGCGTACCACGACTACTCCCGCGACGAGATCGACACCACCGACGCACCCACCGTGAACGCCGTCCGCCAGGCCGTCGCCGACTTCGGCAACGCGGCCCGCACCTTCGACGTCACGAAGAGCAATGCCGTCACCCTGCGCGAAGCCCTCTACGCGGCCAGCGCCCCCGGGCTGCGGCAGCACCAACTGGGCCTGATCAAGCGGGTCCTCGCCACCATGGACCCCTCGCACACCGCCACCCACCTCGACCCGTCCTGGGCAGGGGCCGCGCTCGCCGCGCTCTCCGTCAACTACCTGGGCGTCTACCCGGGCAACCAGGACGCCGCCTTCCAGGCCGCGGCCGCCGCCGACCCGGCGTACCGCGCCGTCTTCAAGGCCTTCGTCGGCTACGGCCACCTGAAGGGCACCGCCAACGACTGGGTCGCCCGCGACGCCCTCGGCGAGTACGGCCGCTTCGGTGAGATCCCCAGCCTGCGGACGGAGATCACCGCCGAGCTCGGCGGCCTGCTCGGCCAGGTCGTGACCACCTTCGGCCGCGGCAGCCAGCAGTGGGCCAAGATCGTCTCCTGGCTCAACTACTTCGACGCGTGCAAGCCGTACGGCGTCTGCAAGGCGGACATCGAAGCGCAGATCTTCCCGTACACGTACACCTACGACAACGGGGCCATCAAGGTCCGCACGGGGCTCGACCGGGCCACCGTCGACCAGCTCTACTACGCGAGCAAGCAGGTCAAGGCGCAGTTCCACCGCGTCCTCGGCAGCGACCAGCCGCTCGCCGGCGACCCCAACACCACCCTCACCATCGTCCTGTACGGCTCCCGGGCCGACTACGAGAACTACCACCCCATCCTGACCGGGATGGACACCAACAACGGCGGCATCTACATCGAGCGCGGTGCCACCTTCTACACCTACCAGCGCCGTGTCCCGCAGGACTCGTCCCTGACGCTCGAAGAGCTCTTCCGCCACGAGTACACCCACTACCTCAACGGCCGCTACGCCGTCCCCGGCTTCTTCGGCGAGGGCCCCTGGTACCAGGGCGACCGCACCACCTTCATGGACGAGGGCACCGCCGAGTTCTTCGACGGCGCCACCCGCGACGACGGCATCAAGGTCCGCAAGTCCCTGGTCCGCGGCGTCATCAACGACACGGCGGGCGGCGGCCCCCGGATGAACCTCCGGCAGATCCTCAACGCCACCTACGACGGCGACGGCTTCCGCTTCTACAACTACGCGGGAACGTTCTTCGAGTTCCTCTGGAACGAGAAGCCCTCGCTGATCCGCGAGATGTACACCCACCTGCGGAACAACGACGTGGCCGCGTACGACGCCTGGCGCGTCCGCCTCGGCAACGACGCGGGCCTCCAGAGCGACTACAACCGCTTCCTCGACGCCCAGATCGCCAAGGTCGACACGCTCTACGTCCCCAACACCACGTTCACGCCCAACGCCCAGCTGCGCGACGCGGCCCTGGACACGGTGAAGTCCACCTTCGCCACCGCCACCTACAACACCCCCGACTGTGTCGAGAAGGGCGAGCCGGGCAAGCGCCGGTTCGTCTGCACCGGCCGGATCACCGCCAACCTGTCCAACTGGGGCAGCCCGGACCAGAACTTCAAGGACATGTCCGAGACGGTCGACTACTTCATCCTCGACCGCGCGGGCGCCGCCTCGAACAACCTGGCCGACATGAACTGCTCCTTCGGGCCGATCGACATCTGGTCCACCAGGGTCGCCGGCACGTCGAGTTTCAGCTGTGAGGGCCCCCTCCGCAGCTGACCCACCCCGTCCGGGCCGGTCCCTCCATGCGGAGGGACCGGCCCGGCGCACACCCCGAACCACCTTCCCGGAGGCCGTACTTCGTGAGCACCACCCCGCACACGGTCCGCACCACCGACTACCACACCGCAGGCGAACCCTTCCGGATCGTCGACGAGGACCTGCCCCCGATCCCGGGCGACACCGTCGCCGAGCGCCGCGCCACCGCCCTCACGACCGGCGGATCGGGCACGGATCCGCGACCGGGCCCCCTCGACGACCTGCGCCGCCTCCTGTCCCGGGAGCCGCGCGGGCACGCGGGCATGTACGGCGGCTTCATCGTGCCGCCCGACGACGACGGCGCCCACTTCGGCGTGCTGTTCTGGCACAAGGACGGCTACTCCACCGCCTGCGGCCACGGCACGATGGCCCTCGGCGCCTGGGCCGTCGACACGGGGCGCGTCCCGGCTCCCGCCGACGGCGACGTCTCCGTGCGGATCGACGTGCCCTCCGGACGCGTCACCGCCGCCGTGCACCGCGCGGACGGCCGCACCACCGGCGTCACCTTCCGCAACGTCCCGACCCGCATCGTCGCCCGAGACGTCAAGGTGACCACCACGCTCGGCACCGTCGACGCCGACCTCGCCCACTCCGGCGCCCTCTACGTCTCCGTCGCCGCCCGCGACCTCGGCCTCGACGTCTCCGTGCCCGCCCTGCCCGAACTCGTCCGAGCCGGACGGGAGATCCGCGCCGCGCTCCCCGCGCACGACGTGTACGGCGTCATCCTGTACGAGGAGCTCCCCGACGCCCCCGAAGGGCTCCACCAGCGCAACGTCACCGTCTTCGCCGACGGGCAGATCGACCGCTCACCCTGCGGCTCGGGCACCTCCGCCCGCCTCGCCCTGCTCGGCGACGACGGACGCCTCGCCGTCGGGGACACCCTGCGGCACGAGTCCGTCGTCGGCACCCTCTTCACCGGCCGCCTCCTCACGGCGGGCATCACCGAAGTCAGCGGAACCACCCACCGCACCGGCACCCACGCCTTCGTCCTCGACCCTGACGACGAGCTGGGAGCGGGGTTCCTCCTGTGAGCCCGCCCCTCTTCCTCGACGCCGCGACCATGGCCCGCCTCATGGGTCCCGCGGCGGTGACCGACGTCCTCGCCGACGTCCTGCGGGCCGGACTCGACCCCGACGCCGGACCGCCCCGCTCGGCCGTTCCCGTCCCCGCCGGTGAACTCCTCCTGATGCCCGCGGCCTTCGGCTCCTTCGCGGGCGTCAAGGTCGCCGGAGTCGCCCCCGGCAACCCCGCGCGCGGTCTGCCCCGCATCACCGGCTCCTACCTCCTGCTCGACGGCGCCGACCTCCGGCCGCTCGCCCTCCTCGACGGGGCCGCGCTCACCGAGCTCCGCACGCCGGCCGTCTCCGCCCTCGCGGTCCGCGCGCTGACACCGGCCGACCGGCCCCTGCGCCTCGTCCTCTTCGGGGCGGGGCCCCAGGCGTACGGTCACCTGGAGGCCGTCCTCGCCGTCCGCGAGGTCGCCGAGACCGTCGTCGTCGCACGCGAGCCGGTCGGCGGACGTGCCCTCGCCGGGTACGCGCGCACCCTCGGCGTCCTCGCCCGCACCGGCACGCCCGACGAGGTGGCCAAGGCCGATCTCGTCGTCTGCTGCACCACGGCGCGGGAACCGCTCTTCGACGGAACCCTGGTGGCGCCCGGCGCCACCGTCGTCGCCGGCGGTTCGCACGAGCCGACCGCCCGCGAGACCGACAGCGCGCTCGTCGTCCGCTCCGAGGTCTACGTCGAGGCGCGGACCGCCGCGCTGCGGGAGGCGGGTGACCTCCTCGTCCCGCTGTCCGAGGGGGTGATCGGGGCCGACCACATCGCGGGCGACCTCGCCGACCTGGTGACCGGTCGCCGGCAACCGTCGGGCGGACGTCCGCGCTTCTTCAAGAGCGTGGGCATGGCCTGGGAGGACCTCGCCGTCGCCACCGCCCTGTATCGGGCCGCCCGTTCGGCCTGAGGACACCGGCGCCCCGGTCCCGCGCGCACGCGGGACCGGGGCGTTCGCGTGCTCAGACGTCCTCGGGGAAGTGGCAGGCGACCTCACGCGCCTCGCCCGGCACGAGGGTCCGCAGCGGCGGTGCCTCGGCACGGCAGATCTCCCGCGCCTTGGGGCAGCGCGGGTGGAAGGTGCAGCCCGGCGGGGGAGCGGCGGGACTCGGCGGGTCGCCGAGCAGGGTGATCCGCTCGCGACTCCGTTCGGCCGCCGGGTCCGGCAGGGGTACGGCGGACAGCAGCGCCCTCGTATAGGGGTGGGCAGGGGCGGCGTACACCCTCTCCTTGGCGCCGATCTCCACGATCCGGCCCAGGTACATCACGGCCACCCGGTCGCAGACCCGCTTCACGACGGAGAGGTCGTGGGCGATGAAGAGATAGGCGAGGCCGAGTTCGCGCTGGAGCCGCTCCATCAGATTGACGATCTGCGCCTGTACGGAGACGTCGAGGGCGGAGACCGGTTCGTCGGCCACCACGAGCCGGGGGTCGGTGGCCAGGGCGCGGGCGATGCCGATGCGCTGTGCCTGTCCGCCGGAGAATTCGTGGGGGTAGCGGTCGATGTGCTCCGGGATGAGGCCGACCAGTTCCATCAGCTCCACGGCCCGCTTGCGTGCTTCGGTCGCCGTGCCGCCCTGTACGAGGAGCGGGTCGGCGATGATCCGGGCCACGGTCTGCCGGGGGTTGAGGGAGGAGTGGGGGTCCTGGAAGACCATCTGGAGGTCGCGGCGCAGCGGCTTGAGCGCCCGCTGTGACAGATGGCTGATGTCCCTTCCCTCGTACGAGACGGAGCCGGCGGTGGGTTCCAGGAGCCGCACGATCGTGCGGCCCGTGGTCGACTTGCCGCAGCCGGACTCGCCGACGAGGCCCAGGGTCTCGCCCGCCGCCACGTCGAAGCCGATGCCGTCGACGGCCCGGATCGGGGCCGAGCCCCTGCGGCGGCCCGGGAACGTGATCGTGAGGTCCCGTACGCGGAGGAGGGGCGGTGAGGGGGTCGTGGTCATGGGGCGACGCCTTCGTACGCGGGGAAGTGGCAGGCGGCCGGGTGTCCGTCCGGGCCGCCGAGGGAGGGGCGTTCGGTGGCGCAGCGGGTCCGCTCCTCCTCGGAGCCGACGGCGGCGCGGGGACAGCGGGGTGCGAACGCGCAGCCCGGTGCGGGTTCGAGCAGCGACGGCGGGCTGCCCGGGATGGCCCGCAGCGGGGCGTCGTCGGGGTCGTCGAGGCGGGGCAGCGAGTCGAGCAGACCACGGGTGTACGGATGGGCGGGGGAGGCGAACAGGGCGTCCACGGGCGCGTGTTCGGCGGCCCGGCCGCCGTACATGACGAGCACGTCGTGGGCGACCCGGGCGACCACCCCCAGGTCGTGCGTGATCATGACCACGGAGAGTCCCCGCTCCTGCTGGAGGCGGGCGATCAGCTCCAGGATCTGGGCCTGGACGGTG is part of the Streptomyces sp. NBC_00250 genome and harbors:
- a CDS encoding antibiotic biosynthesis monooxygenase, which translates into the protein MTAVSLEQATVPADTGEVTLLIARRVEPGYEAAFELWAKGILDSAAAFPGHLGYGLFRSSGGDAPWFLVHRFRDAEACRAWQESPERAAWFADCRGHHHTEVARRQLTGMETWFTKPGSTRPAPPRWKMAISATLAIYPISVLGSLFLVPRLTMLPVLLSSAVVACVFNVLMTYVAMPTVSRLLRGWLTP
- a CDS encoding sulfatase family protein, with protein sequence MSENRRPQVSRRGFLGGAAVAAATALPGLAQIAGAAPAAAAARPNILLIVTDDQPKQTEWALPKTVGWLADQGVRFSNGHVTTPLCSPSRSSVFSGRHAHNHGVRNNKASHELDQSTTVQRYLKQAGYRTGLFGKYLNSWTLADNPPHFEEFALLQPGYVNAQWNVDGTVQAINGYTTTIIKNRTLNFLDKAATDTRPWFAYVTPYASHGPRTPEAKYAGTAVPDWNGRPSVSEGDRSDKPAYIRNATGTLADGQAIRAEQLRTLLSVDDAVQAFKDKLQDLGQLDNTLVIYIGDNGFSWGDHGWTAKSVPYRPAHEVPFYLSWPAGGRGSGTVDNRVVANIDIAPTILDAAGITPAAPQDGRSLLSTYSRDHLLVEWWKQGTGTGGAPTWSSYVAKDKQYTEYYDLTTDGNGTVSGTGQVKFREYYDLTSDPHQLTNKLHQATPAEEQALGIPALAAQLAADRLS
- a CDS encoding collagenase — its product is MRSSLLTSAIAVTLLASSGQTGASAADTDARATAVPAASTGAPAPRADHGTNPFDEVERLATAPRKTFGPAPAPGSLATGRVPGRAPAKATAARTFSADTKTTAAGVPCTLDGITGLGPEQFADFLADPAVLADDCLRGLIWTWDARLTPVMSDAHVQAVARRISGLAASHDGRNSSHLEEMFTYLHAVAYHDYSRDEIDTTDAPTVNAVRQAVADFGNAARTFDVTKSNAVTLREALYAASAPGLRQHQLGLIKRVLATMDPSHTATHLDPSWAGAALAALSVNYLGVYPGNQDAAFQAAAAADPAYRAVFKAFVGYGHLKGTANDWVARDALGEYGRFGEIPSLRTEITAELGGLLGQVVTTFGRGSQQWAKIVSWLNYFDACKPYGVCKADIEAQIFPYTYTYDNGAIKVRTGLDRATVDQLYYASKQVKAQFHRVLGSDQPLAGDPNTTLTIVLYGSRADYENYHPILTGMDTNNGGIYIERGATFYTYQRRVPQDSSLTLEELFRHEYTHYLNGRYAVPGFFGEGPWYQGDRTTFMDEGTAEFFDGATRDDGIKVRKSLVRGVINDTAGGGPRMNLRQILNATYDGDGFRFYNYAGTFFEFLWNEKPSLIREMYTHLRNNDVAAYDAWRVRLGNDAGLQSDYNRFLDAQIAKVDTLYVPNTTFTPNAQLRDAALDTVKSTFATATYNTPDCVEKGEPGKRRFVCTGRITANLSNWGSPDQNFKDMSETVDYFILDRAGAASNNLADMNCSFGPIDIWSTRVAGTSSFSCEGPLRS
- a CDS encoding proline racemase family protein, yielding MSTTPHTVRTTDYHTAGEPFRIVDEDLPPIPGDTVAERRATALTTGGSGTDPRPGPLDDLRRLLSREPRGHAGMYGGFIVPPDDDGAHFGVLFWHKDGYSTACGHGTMALGAWAVDTGRVPAPADGDVSVRIDVPSGRVTAAVHRADGRTTGVTFRNVPTRIVARDVKVTTTLGTVDADLAHSGALYVSVAARDLGLDVSVPALPELVRAGREIRAALPAHDVYGVILYEELPDAPEGLHQRNVTVFADGQIDRSPCGSGTSARLALLGDDGRLAVGDTLRHESVVGTLFTGRLLTAGITEVSGTTHRTGTHAFVLDPDDELGAGFLL
- a CDS encoding ornithine cyclodeaminase family protein, translated to MSPPLFLDAATMARLMGPAAVTDVLADVLRAGLDPDAGPPRSAVPVPAGELLLMPAAFGSFAGVKVAGVAPGNPARGLPRITGSYLLLDGADLRPLALLDGAALTELRTPAVSALAVRALTPADRPLRLVLFGAGPQAYGHLEAVLAVREVAETVVVAREPVGGRALAGYARTLGVLARTGTPDEVAKADLVVCCTTAREPLFDGTLVAPGATVVAGGSHEPTARETDSALVVRSEVYVEARTAALREAGDLLVPLSEGVIGADHIAGDLADLVTGRRQPSGGRPRFFKSVGMAWEDLAVATALYRAARSA
- a CDS encoding ABC transporter ATP-binding protein, giving the protein MTTTPSPPLLRVRDLTITFPGRRRGSAPIRAVDGIGFDVAAGETLGLVGESGCGKSTTGRTIVRLLEPTAGSVSYEGRDISHLSQRALKPLRRDLQMVFQDPHSSLNPRQTVARIIADPLLVQGGTATEARKRAVELMELVGLIPEHIDRYPHEFSGGQAQRIGIARALATDPRLVVADEPVSALDVSVQAQIVNLMERLQRELGLAYLFIAHDLSVVKRVCDRVAVMYLGRIVEIGAKERVYAAPAHPYTRALLSAVPLPDPAAERSRERITLLGDPPSPAAPPPGCTFHPRCPKAREICRAEAPPLRTLVPGEAREVACHFPEDV